A region of Sphingomonas sp. DNA encodes the following proteins:
- a CDS encoding sigma-54-dependent Fis family transcriptional regulator — translation MRPDPTRCLLLIDDEPAQRRLITAIGARAGWWVRGANDVDAARAMFADPQEPKFDAILVDHWLPGEEGAELIRQIRALKPELPLLVLTAQTSVDIAVEAMRAGANDFLVKPVAPDRLLAALNTATDRRRSAGELRPLSEKIAKSLGFDEIVGSAPKFRAALAVAAKAARARVSVLIEGESGAGKEIIAQAIHAASPRGKKQLHVVNCGAIPENLVDSVLFGHEKGAFTGAFDRHIGRFEDADGATLFLDEVGELPLDTQVRLLRVIEAGEFQRVGSRVTQTVDVRIIAATNRRLADEVAGGRFREDLYYRLNVVHVPVPPLRDRASDIPALARHLLARIADQPGMRPLSITDDALAVLMSYGWPGNVRQLQNALFRAAVLCEGDALTGADFPHIATEASFGRRADDYHAKPLSGQSATAALAHGPGVTLYDSDGHLRSLEAIEADVIRLAIGHYRGRMTEVARRLGIGRSTLYRKLGELGIGDIAA, via the coding sequence ATGCGACCGGACCCGACCCGTTGCCTGTTGCTGATCGACGACGAGCCCGCCCAGCGGCGGCTGATCACCGCGATCGGCGCGCGCGCCGGCTGGTGGGTGCGCGGCGCGAACGACGTCGATGCGGCGCGAGCGATGTTCGCGGACCCGCAGGAGCCGAAGTTCGATGCCATCCTGGTCGATCACTGGCTGCCAGGCGAGGAAGGCGCGGAGCTGATCCGCCAGATCCGCGCGCTGAAGCCGGAGCTGCCGCTGCTCGTCCTCACCGCGCAGACCAGCGTCGACATCGCGGTCGAGGCGATGCGCGCGGGCGCCAACGATTTCCTGGTCAAGCCGGTCGCGCCCGACCGGCTGCTCGCCGCGCTCAACACCGCGACCGACCGACGCAGGTCGGCGGGCGAACTGCGGCCGCTGTCCGAGAAGATCGCCAAGAGCCTGGGCTTCGACGAGATCGTCGGCTCCGCCCCCAAGTTCCGCGCGGCGCTCGCGGTCGCGGCCAAGGCGGCGCGCGCCCGCGTCTCGGTGCTGATCGAGGGCGAGAGCGGCGCGGGCAAGGAGATCATCGCCCAGGCGATCCACGCCGCCTCCCCGCGCGGCAAGAAGCAGCTTCACGTCGTCAATTGCGGCGCGATCCCGGAAAATCTGGTCGATTCGGTGCTGTTCGGGCACGAGAAGGGCGCGTTCACCGGCGCCTTCGACCGCCATATCGGACGGTTTGAGGATGCCGATGGGGCCACCCTCTTCCTCGACGAGGTCGGCGAGTTGCCGCTCGACACCCAGGTCCGGCTGCTGCGCGTGATCGAGGCCGGCGAGTTCCAGCGCGTCGGCAGCCGCGTGACCCAGACGGTGGACGTGCGGATCATCGCGGCGACCAACCGGCGCCTTGCCGACGAGGTCGCCGGCGGCCGCTTCCGCGAGGATCTCTATTATCGGCTCAATGTCGTCCATGTGCCGGTGCCGCCGCTGCGCGACCGCGCCAGCGACATTCCCGCCCTCGCCCGCCATCTGCTGGCCCGGATCGCCGACCAGCCGGGCATGCGGCCGCTCTCCATCACCGACGACGCGCTGGCGGTCCTGATGTCCTATGGCTGGCCGGGCAATGTCCGCCAGCTCCAGAACGCTTTGTTCCGTGCCGCCGTCCTGTGCGAGGGCGACGCGCTCACCGGCGCCGATTTCCCGCACATCGCGACCGAGGCGAGCTTCGGTCGGCGCGCCGACGATTATCACGCCAAGCCGCTGAGCGGCCAGTCCGCCACCGCCGCGCTGGCGCACGGTCCGGGCGTCACGCTTTACGATTCCGACGGCCATCTGCGCTCGCTCGAAGCGATCGAGGCGGACGTGATCCGCCTCGCCATCGGCCATTATCGCGGCCGCATGACCGAAGTGGCGCGGCGGCTGGGGATCGGGCGCTCCACGCTGTACCGCAAGCTCGGCGAGCTGGGCATCGGGGACATCGCGGCGTAG
- a CDS encoding aa3-type cytochrome c oxidase subunit IV — translation MAADVDTARQTKAHEETYGFFTGLMKWGTIISAIVAVIVVLIIAN, via the coding sequence ATGGCTGCGGACGTCGATACCGCCAGGCAGACCAAGGCCCATGAGGAGACCTACGGGTTCTTCACCGGCCTGATGAAATGGGGGACCATCATCAGCGCCATCGTCGCGGTGATCGTCGTCCTGATCATCGCGAACTGA
- a CDS encoding Re/Si-specific NAD(P)(+) transhydrogenase subunit alpha translates to MKIAVLKEGEAGERRTAATPETVKKYIALGASVAVEAGAGEGASIADGDYVAAGAVVGPRGEVLKNADIVLAVQGPEPDALKGAKKGALLVGALNPFGKRERVDAYAKAGYETIAMEFLPRITRAQSMDMLSSQANLAGYKAVLDAAAEYGRAFPMMMTAAGTVSAAKLFVMGVGVAGLQAIATGRRLGAQVSATDVRAATKEQIQSLGAKAIFVETVAGIEGEGTGGYATEMSDEYKAAQAELVSSHIAKQDIVITTALIPGRPAPRLITDAQIATMRPGSVIVDLAVEQGGNVEGAVAGEVVEKHGVKIVGHKNVPSRLAADTSALYSRNLFNLLSAFWDAETKALVLPDDDEIVQGARLTKGGTVVSERLLG, encoded by the coding sequence GTGAAAATCGCGGTTCTCAAGGAAGGCGAAGCCGGCGAGCGCCGGACCGCCGCAACGCCGGAAACGGTCAAGAAATATATCGCGCTGGGCGCCAGCGTCGCCGTCGAGGCGGGCGCCGGCGAAGGCGCGAGCATCGCCGACGGCGATTATGTCGCGGCGGGCGCCGTCGTGGGGCCGCGCGGCGAGGTGCTGAAAAACGCCGACATCGTCCTGGCCGTGCAGGGGCCGGAGCCGGACGCGCTAAAGGGCGCGAAGAAAGGCGCGCTGCTGGTCGGCGCGCTCAATCCGTTCGGCAAGCGCGAGCGGGTCGATGCCTATGCCAAGGCTGGATACGAGACGATCGCGATGGAGTTCCTGCCGCGCATCACCCGGGCGCAGAGCATGGACATGCTCTCCAGCCAGGCCAATCTTGCCGGCTACAAGGCGGTGCTGGACGCGGCGGCCGAATATGGCCGGGCCTTTCCGATGATGATGACGGCGGCGGGCACGGTCTCGGCCGCCAAATTGTTCGTCATGGGCGTCGGCGTCGCCGGCCTGCAGGCGATCGCGACCGGGCGGCGGCTCGGCGCGCAGGTCTCCGCCACCGACGTGCGCGCGGCGACGAAAGAGCAGATCCAGAGCTTGGGCGCCAAGGCGATCTTCGTCGAGACGGTCGCCGGCATCGAGGGAGAGGGTACGGGCGGCTATGCCACCGAAATGTCCGACGAATACAAGGCGGCGCAGGCGGAGCTGGTCTCGTCCCACATCGCCAAGCAGGACATCGTCATCACCACCGCCTTGATCCCCGGGCGTCCCGCGCCGCGGCTGATCACGGACGCGCAGATCGCGACGATGCGGCCGGGCAGCGTGATCGTCGATCTCGCCGTCGAGCAGGGCGGCAATGTCGAAGGCGCGGTCGCCGGCGAAGTGGTCGAAAAACATGGCGTCAAGATCGTCGGGCACAAGAACGTGCCGAGCCGGCTCGCGGCCGATACCTCGGCGCTCTATTCGCGCAACCTCTTCAACCTGCTCTCCGCCTTCTGGGACGCCGAGACCAAGGCCCTGGTCCTGCCCGACGACGACGAGATCGTGCAGGGCGCGCGGCTGACCAAGGGCGGCACGGTGGTGAGCGAAAGGCTGCTGGGGTGA